The following proteins come from a genomic window of Labeo rohita strain BAU-BD-2019 chromosome 25, IGBB_LRoh.1.0, whole genome shotgun sequence:
- the si:ch211-127m7.2 gene encoding uncharacterized protein si:ch211-127m7.2, producing the protein MSEKHRNLPPWMVKSNVQSSKHKEAVKKKTRCENTKWTSKKRLESVVTYWMNERELVETVLSFLKDDEQCAKDATQAPEEVRIIPETDEEDMSDLDVQDRTYVSNIAQLETVPYGNCMEEGTSTKPDCHLKPPSGGSGASEKLGVDDEALKLVREIFFS; encoded by the exons ATGTCTGAAAAGCACAGAAACCTTCCTCCGTGGATGGTGAAATCTAACGTTCAAAGCAGTAAACACAAAGAAGCGGTGAAGAAGAAAACGCGTTGTGAAAACACAAAATGGACATCGAAAAAGCGGCTCGAAAG TGTCGTCACGTATTGGATGAACGAGCGGGAGCTCGTGGAAACAGTACTCAGCTTTTTGAAGGATGATGAG CAATGTGCTAAAGATGCAACGCAAGCCCCAGAGGAGGTAAGGATAATTCCGGAGACAGATGAAGAAGACATGTCCGACTTAGATGTGCAAGACAGGACATATGTTTCAAACATTGCACAGCTAGAGACTGTGCCATATGGAAACTGCATGGAAGAAGGTACCAGCACAAAACCAGACTGCCATCTGAAACCACCTTCTGGCGGTTCAGGAGCTTCTGAGAAGCTTGGTGTGGATGATGAGGCTCTCAAGCTTGTTCGagagatttttttctcataa
- the ergic2 gene encoding endoplasmic reticulum-Golgi intermediate compartment protein 2, whose translation MRRLNKKKALNFVKELDAFPKVPESYVETTASGGTVSVLAFTAMALLAFFEFFVYRDTWMNYEYKVDKDFTSKLRINIDITVAMRCQFVGADVLDLAETMVASDGLQYEPVIFDLSPQQRLWHRTLLLIQNRLREEHSLQDVLFKNVMKGAPTALPPREDDPTQPLNACRIHGHLYVNKVAGNFHITVGKAIPHPRGHAHLAALVSHETYNFSHRIDHLSFGEEIPGILNPLDGTEKVSADHNQMFQYFITVVPTKLQTYKVSADTHQYSVTERERVINHAAGSHGVSGIFMKYDISSLMVKVTEQHMPLWQFLVRLCGIIGGIFSTTGMLHSLVGFCVDVVCCRFKLGVYKPKSMSVFDGHMNSLTPLLSENAEH comes from the exons ATGAGGAGGCTGAACAAAAAGAAAGCTTTGAACTTTGTGAAGGAGTTGGATGCTTTTCCCAAGGTTCCTGAGAGTTATGTGGAGACAACAGCCAGTGGAGGAACTG TGTCTGTGTTGGCCTTCACAGCCATGGCACTCTTGGCCTTCTTTGAGTTCTTTGTATATCGAGACACATGGATGAATTACGAGTATAAAGTGGATAAGGATTTTACTAG CAAACTACGAATTAATATTGATATCACAGTTGCCATGAGGTGCCAAT ttgttggAGCAGATGTGTTGGATCTAGCTGAGACAATGGTGGCATCTGACGGCCTGCAGTATGAACCA GTTATTTTTGACCTTTCTCCTCAGCAGAGGCTCTGGCACAG AACACTTTTGCTCATTCAGAACCGTCTGCGTGAGGAACATTCACTCCAGGATGTTTTGTTTAAGAATGTCATGAAAGGTGCCCCCACTGCACTCCCACCCAG GGAAGATGATCCCACTCAGCCTCTAAACGCCTGCCGGATACACGGACATCTTTATGTTAATAAAGTAGCAGGAAATTTCCACATCACTGTTGGCAA GGCCATCCCACACCCTCGAGGTCATGCTCATCTAGCAGCCCTGGTCAGCCATGAGA CATACAACTTCTCCCATCGGATAGACCATCTGTCTTTTGGAGAGGAAATCCCTGGCATATTAAATCCATTGGATGGCACAGAAAAAGTGTCTGCAGATC ACAATCAAATGTTCCAGTACTTTATCACCGTTGTGCCCACAAAACTGCAGACGTACAAGGTGTCAGCGGACACACACCAATATTCAGTCACTGAGCGG GAGCGAGTGATAAACCACGCAGCGGGGAGTCATGGGGTTTCTGGGATCTTTATGAAGTATGACATCAGCTCTCTGATGGTGAAGGTGACTGAGCAGCACATGCCCTTGTGGCAGTTCCTCGTGCGGCTCTGTGGCATCATAGGAGGCATTTTCTCTACAACAG GCATGTTACACAGTCTGGTTGGCTTCTGCGTAGACGTGGTGTGCTGTCGTTTTAAACTGGGCGTTTATAAGCCGAAGAGT ATGAGTGTTTTTGACGGCCACATGAACAGCTTGACGCCTCTTCTTTCCGAGAACGCTGAACACTAA
- the kxd1 gene encoding kxDL motif-containing protein 1, translating into MDPTASGIFCNRMLSMVNSEDVNAIIQAQRHMLDRFEKTNEMLINFNGLSNVRLQQMNEHFLMHTRTLIEMKKDLDSIFRRIRTLKGKVAKQYPEAFNNINESSNLEDDDDEFDPIPPSMATTITTTATSEQSTESCDTSPDVISPTISCCSEDPSQENTGTPTSDSHEQPVLRDEGPDSADI; encoded by the exons ATGGATCCCACAGCATCGGGAATATTCTGTAATAGGATGCTCAGCATGGTGAACTCTGAAGATGTGAACGCCATCATTCAAGCTCAGAGACACAT GCTGGACCGGTTTGAAAAGACCAATGAGATGCTGATCAACTTCAACGGACTGTCCAATGTGCGCTTACAACAGATGAATGAACACTTTTTAATGCACACACGTACTTTAATAGAGATGAAAAAAGACTTGGACAGCATTTTCAGACGAATAAG GACTTTAAAAGGCAAAGTTGCAAAACAATATCCAGAAGCCTTCAACA ACATCAATGAATCTTCCAACCTGGAGGACGATGATGATGAATTCGACCCCATCCCTCCCAGCATGGCCACCACCATCACTACCACTGCAACGTCCGAACAGAGCACGGAGTCATGTGACACAAGCCCTGATGTGATATCACCCACCATTAGCTGCTGTTCTGAAGACCCCTCTCAAGAAAACACTGGCACACCAACCTCTGACAGCCACGAACAGCCAGTGTTACGGGACGAGGGGCCAGATTCAGCTGACATTTAG